From the genome of Aphelocoma coerulescens isolate FSJ_1873_10779 chromosome 26, UR_Acoe_1.0, whole genome shotgun sequence, one region includes:
- the PPIL1 gene encoding peptidyl-prolyl cis-trans isomerase-like 1 isoform X1: protein MAAVPPDSWQPPTVSMETTMGPLVLELYWQHAPRTCKNFAELSRRGYYNGTKFHRIIKDFMVQGGDPTGTGRGGASIYGKQFEDELHPDLKFTDTRILAMAGVGLDTNRSQFFLTSPKTSPLGDIFPMMPGPQPWDDMFLRPHPWGGMSSMSPRTPSLEWHVPQDPGHSVACPSGCQDPWPMSHRHWYPGDGQCGAGHQWEQVVTDVHCDPSVG, encoded by the exons ATGGCCGCCGTCCCGCCCGACTCCTGGCAGCCGCCCACCGTTTCCATGGAGACCAC gatgGGCCCACTCGTGCTGGAACTGTACTGGCAACATGCCCCCCGTACCTGCAAGAACTTTGCTGAGCTGAGCCGCCGCGGGTACTACAACGGCACCAAGTTCCATCGCATCATCAAGGACTTCATGGTGCAGGGAGGCGATCCCACGGGTACCG GCCGTGGTGGTGCCTCCATCTATGGGAAACAGTTTGAGGACGAGCTGCACCCTGACCTGAAGTTCACTG ACACCAGGATCCTGGCGATGGCCGGTGTGGGGCTGGACACCAACAGGAGCCAATTCTTCCTCACTTCCCCTAAGACCTCTCCATTGGGTGACATTTTTCCCATGATGCCAGGACCTCAGCCATGGGATGACATGTTCCTGAGACCCCATCCATGGGGTGGCATGTCCTCCatgtcccccaggaccccatccctggagtggCATGTCCCCCAAGACCCTGGCCATAGCGTAGCATGTCCCTCAGGGTGCCAGGACCCTTGGCCCATGTCCCACAGGCACTGGTATCCTGGTGATGGCCAATGTGGGGCTGGACACCAATGGGAGCAAGTCGTTACTGATGTCCACTGTGACCCCTCAGTCGGGTGA
- the PPIL1 gene encoding peptidyl-prolyl cis-trans isomerase-like 1 isoform X3, whose translation MAAVPPDSWQPPTVSMETTMGPLVLELYWQHAPRTCKNFAELSRRGYYNGTKFHRIIKDFMVQGGDPTGTGRGGASIYGKQFEDELHPDLKFTGAGILAMANAGPDTNGSQFFLTLGPAQWLDGKHSIFGRVCQGMGVLGRLAMVETNSQDRPLDDVKVIKAYPSG comes from the exons ATGGCCGCCGTCCCGCCCGACTCCTGGCAGCCGCCCACCGTTTCCATGGAGACCAC gatgGGCCCACTCGTGCTGGAACTGTACTGGCAACATGCCCCCCGTACCTGCAAGAACTTTGCTGAGCTGAGCCGCCGCGGGTACTACAACGGCACCAAGTTCCATCGCATCATCAAGGACTTCATGGTGCAGGGAGGCGATCCCACGGGTACCG GCCGTGGTGGTGCCTCCATCTATGGGAAACAGTTTGAGGACGAGCTGCACCCTGACCTGAAGTTCACTG gtgCCGGGATCCTGGCAATGGCCAATGCAGGGCCAGACACCAATGGAAGCCAGTTTTTCCTGACCCTGGGCCCAGCACAGTGGCTGGATGGGAAGCACAGCATTTTCGGGAGGGTATGCCAAGGAATGGGGGTGCTGGGGCGCCTAGCCATGGTGGAGACCAACTCCCAGGACCGACCCCTCGACGATGTCAAGGTCATCAAGGCGTATCCCTCGGGGTAG
- the PPIL1 gene encoding peptidyl-prolyl cis-trans isomerase-like 1 isoform X2: MMGPLVLELYWQHAPRTCKNFAELSRRGYYNGTKFHRIIKDFMVQGGDPTGTGRGGASIYGKQFEDELHPDLKFTDTRILAMAGVGLDTNRSQFFLTSPKTSPLGDIFPMMPGPQPWDDMFLRPHPWGGMSSMSPRTPSLEWHVPQDPGHSVACPSGCQDPWPMSHRHWYPGDGQCGAGHQWEQVVTDVHCDPSVG; the protein is encoded by the exons AT gatgGGCCCACTCGTGCTGGAACTGTACTGGCAACATGCCCCCCGTACCTGCAAGAACTTTGCTGAGCTGAGCCGCCGCGGGTACTACAACGGCACCAAGTTCCATCGCATCATCAAGGACTTCATGGTGCAGGGAGGCGATCCCACGGGTACCG GCCGTGGTGGTGCCTCCATCTATGGGAAACAGTTTGAGGACGAGCTGCACCCTGACCTGAAGTTCACTG ACACCAGGATCCTGGCGATGGCCGGTGTGGGGCTGGACACCAACAGGAGCCAATTCTTCCTCACTTCCCCTAAGACCTCTCCATTGGGTGACATTTTTCCCATGATGCCAGGACCTCAGCCATGGGATGACATGTTCCTGAGACCCCATCCATGGGGTGGCATGTCCTCCatgtcccccaggaccccatccctggagtggCATGTCCCCCAAGACCCTGGCCATAGCGTAGCATGTCCCTCAGGGTGCCAGGACCCTTGGCCCATGTCCCACAGGCACTGGTATCCTGGTGATGGCCAATGTGGGGCTGGACACCAATGGGAGCAAGTCGTTACTGATGTCCACTGTGACCCCTCAGTCGGGTGA